Proteins co-encoded in one Stomoxys calcitrans chromosome 5, idStoCalc2.1, whole genome shotgun sequence genomic window:
- the LOC106096250 gene encoding ubiquitin-conjugating enzyme E2-18 kDa, giving the protein MTAPRRLRKELTDLQQCQLKSFREINTDDDNLLRWTGLIVPDNPPYNKGAFRIEINFPAEYPFKPPKINFKTKIYHPNIDEKGQVCLPIISTENWKPATRTDQVIQALIALINDPEPEHPLRSDLAEEFLRDRKKFMKNAEDFTRKNSEKRPAD; this is encoded by the coding sequence ATGACTGCACCACGTCGTTTACGTAAAGAGCTAACAGACTTGCAGCAATGTCAATTGAAATCCTTTCGTGAAATTAACACCGATGATGATAACCTCTTGCGATGGACCGGTCTGATTGTGCCCGACAATCCACCCTATAACAAGGGAGCCTTTCGCATCGAGATCAACTTTCCGGCAGAATATCCTTTCAAGCCGCCAAAGatcaatttcaaaacaaaaatctatcATCCCAACATCGATGAGAAGGGTCAAGTATGCCTGCCTATCATTAGCACGGAGAACTGGAAACCTGCCACACGCACGGATCAAGTCATACAGGCTTTGATAGCACTTATAAACGATCCAGAGCCAGAGCATCCATTGCGTTCCGATTTGGCGGAGGAGTTTCTGAGGGATCGGAAAAAGTTCATGAAGAATGCTGAAGACTTTACCCGCAAGAACAGTGAGAAGAGGCCAGCAGATTAG